Proteins encoded together in one Telopea speciosissima isolate NSW1024214 ecotype Mountain lineage chromosome 4, Tspe_v1, whole genome shotgun sequence window:
- the LOC122658011 gene encoding 24-methylenesterol C-methyltransferase 2-like codes for MDSLTLFCTAGLLAGGLYWFVYVLGSAEQKGKRAVDLSSGSISREKVLDKYTQYWTFFRRPKEIEKAEKVPAFVDTFYNLVTDIYEWGWGQSFHFSPSIPGKSHKEATRLHEEMAVDLLEVKPGDRILDAGCGVGGPMRAIAAHSRANVVGITINEYQVKRARMHNKKAGLDSLCEVVCGNFMEMPFPDNSFDGVYSIEATCHAPKLEEVYAEIYRVLKPGSMYVSYEWVTTDKYKGENQEHVEIVQGIERGDALPGLRRYDEIAEIAKKVGFEVVREKDLAKPPSKPWWQRLKMGRIAYWRNHLMITVLSWVGIAPKGVVDVHEMLFETADYLTRGGETGIFTPMHMILCRKPQ; via the coding sequence aTGGATTCGCTGACACTCTTCTGTACGGCGGGTCTTCTCGCCGGCGGCCTCTACTGGTTCGTATACGTTCTGGGCTCAGCCGAGCAGAAGGGGAAGCGTGCCGTAGATCTCTCCAGTGGTTCAATCTCTAGGGAGAAGGTTCTTGACAAGTACACGCAGTATTGGACTTTCTTCCGCCGACCCAAGGAGATCGAGAAGGCGGAGAAGGTACCAGCCTTCGTCGACACCTTTTACAACCTTGTGACGGACATCTACGAATGGGGATGGGGACAGTCCTTCCATTTCTCCCCTTCCATTCCCGGCAAGTCTCACAAGGAAGCCACCCGTCTTCACGAAGAGATGGCCGTGGATCTGCTCGAGGTTAAGCCAGGAGATCGTATTCTCGATGCCGGCTGCGGCGTCGGTGGTCCTATGCGTGCCATCGCCGCTCATTCCCGTGCCAATGTGGTGGGTATCACCATTAACGAGTACCAGGTGAAGCGCGCTCGGATGCACAACAAGAAGGCCGGTCTCGATTCGCTCTGCGAGGTCGTATGCGGAAACTTCATGGAGATGCCCTTCCCGGATAACAGTTTCGATGGGGTTTACTCGATCGAAGCGACCTGCCATGCTCCCAAACTGGAGGAGGTGTACGCGGAGATCTACAGGGTGTTGAAGCCTGGATCAATGTACGTGTCTTACGAGTGGGTCACAACCGATAAGTACAAGGGGGAGAACCAGGAGCACGTTGAGATCGTTCAGGGGATTGAGAGAGGAGATGCGCTGCCTGGGTTGAGGAGGTACGATGAGATTGCGGAAATTGCGAAGAAGGTTGGATTCGAAGTGGTGAGGGAGAAGGATCTGGCGAAGCCACCATCCAAACCCTGGTGGCAGAGGTTGAAGATGGGGAGGATCGCTTACTGGAGGAACCACCTCATGATTACGGTGCTCTCTTGGGTTGGGATCGCACCGAAGGGAGTCGTTGACGTCCATGAGATGCTTTTCGAGACCGCCGATTACTTGACCAGAGGTGGGGAGACTGGGATTTTCACTCCGATGCACATGATCCTCTGCAGGAAGCCCCAGTAG